CTAGGAAGAGGAATATGCATTTTCTAAATAAGGTGCAGCTGTGGCTGTAAGGTATCTATgtactgtagggttgccagactcaatagaggacaggacttctgtgcctttaattgccttgctctcttttgagtctggaaaccttaaagagaaaccagcagaccctttgtttaatttccaagcaaagggtctgctggtttctctttaaggtttccagactcaaaagagagcagggcaattaaaggcacagaagccctgtcctctattgagtctggaaaccctatttCTATgtatctatatatgtatatagatagatttttttaatttatggtTTTCAGTTATATGTAGCCCTAACATTTCGACCCTcgacttcctcctctttctgcggttccttaaatttattcatttttacattTCCGGCGCATTCCAAATTAACTTGTTCATTTATTCCTCTGCTTTATTCCTCTTAGGAAACTGCAGGTCATTTCGACatatgagatataaatgtaagtgCGTTTTCACATGCATGGCATGTATCTACTGTCTATTTCAtagtaatgtaataataataattctaatgtATGGATTTGCTTCAAAAATGGAAGCTCTTCAAAATATAGAAGATAATTGATCCACTTTGCATATTTTTCTATATAGCAACTTTTGCAGCGGCTTTCCTGGATTTCAGACACAGCCCTTTAACAATCTTAATGCCTTGGGATGTCTGAGatttgaacttgagaccttctgcatgcaaagcttgtgCTAAAACCCCTGAGCTACACTCATCCCTCTACAAATCTGATGCCAAATGGGTTAACAGCATGCTTACTATTGCTCTTTGCTGTCCCCATAAGCTGAAACGTAATACTTCTGAAAGCAAAGGTGGCGGATTAAAGTTGGTTTGGACAAACCTGTCCTCacaaaataaaaggacatattctgtCTGTAATAGTTCGTCTACTTTGAACAGGGCTTCACTAAATTCCTCCAAGCTGGAGGGAGAACAGCTAAGAGCAGTGTTGGGTACTTTGGGGTAAATTTAAACCATCCTCAGGTATCCCATCTCAACATTGTGAAAAACAGTACTGTAGTAGTATTTTTATATATAGtaattgtttattaatttaatttagacCTCGCCTTTCTGAAGGAGCCAAACAGGgtacacaatataaaaacaaagcaaaaacattctaaaactcttacaatattttttttaaaaaatgctattacCTGTATTTCCTTACTCTGTCaaatacatttcttttttctttttaaaggaggcTTTTATTCAAAGAAGTAGTGGAGTCTTCATAGTAGAAGATCTCACAGTGAAGACTGGACTGGCTTGGAAAACAATCTACTTCCTTTGGAGTGTCTTTGCGCTTCATGCCTGGCATATAAACTGTAATTTTACCTGCTTTACAGGAAAATGGAATTTCAGTTCAACTTCTCTATTGACAGTGCAGCAGAAAACAGAATAGAGGCAGATGGGAATGGAATGCAGGGATTGGTACAGGAGTCTTTAGTCTTTTTGGACAAGCAAGAGAACACTACAGGAAAGAGTAAAGAGGTTTCCTCAGAAGAAACAATATTAAACCAGGAACATTTATCAGAAATCTCTTCTAATGTGGCAGACAACAGAATTTTGAGTAAAAGCAACATTATGCCTAAAGAAGGCTTGTGCCTTAAATGTGCCAAAGAGCATAATCTCCCTGAAGATTTCCAgaaattgtttaaaaacaaagtcTTGGGGACCCTCCCCCCAGATACACGTTGTGTAAATATTTCTATGGTGGAGACAGCACCCTCTGAAAATGCTGTTGGGGAAGACATTGTGTCACAAAGTGTTTCTTCTCATTCTGACCTAATCTCGGGTGTCTATGAAGGAGGTCTGAAGATCTGGGAGTGCACCTTTGATCTCATGGATTATTTGTCAGAAGCTGAAATTCAGTTTGCACACAAGTTAGTTTTGGACCTTGGCTGTGGGGCCGGGTTGCTGGGAATAgttgcattaaaaagaaatgctGAACAGGTCCATTTTCAGGACTATAACAGCACTGTGATTGAAGAACTAACCATGCCTAATGTATTGGTCAACTGTGGTAATCAGGGTGATGATGTTGAAAATACTGAGCTTTCTCTAAAACAATGTCCAAATACCCAAGACTTGTTTTCTAAATGCAAATTCTTT
The genomic region above belongs to Zootoca vivipara chromosome 7, rZooViv1.1, whole genome shotgun sequence and contains:
- the METTL18 gene encoding histidine protein methyltransferase 1 homolog, whose protein sequence is MEFQFNFSIDSAAENRIEADGNGMQGLVQESLVFLDKQENTTGKSKEVSSEETILNQEHLSEISSNVADNRILSKSNIMPKEGLCLKCAKEHNLPEDFQKLFKNKVLGTLPPDTRCVNISMVETAPSENAVGEDIVSQSVSSHSDLISGVYEGGLKIWECTFDLMDYLSEAEIQFAHKLVLDLGCGAGLLGIVALKRNAEQVHFQDYNSTVIEELTMPNVLVNCGNQGDDVENTELSLKQCPNTQDLFSKCKFFSGEWSEFSNLLLNGSKPLAKYDLILTSETIYNPDYYEALHETLLKLLRINGCVYLASKAHYFGCGGGVHLFTKFIEKKNVFKSRIVKVIDKGLKRFVIELVFKKSC